In the genome of Enterococcus hirae ATCC 9790, one region contains:
- a CDS encoding GNAT family N-acetyltransferase gives MLDKHVPYAEIWMTRPLSDSLPTQSLATGYHFEYYRLGDETEWARIEQSVGEFATETEALAYFQRAFLPYQEELQQRMLFVVTDTGEKIATCTAWFKKRRDGSYPLFHWLAVDPRHQGKGIAKALTIEVLRIFQKLVSHGPVYLHTQTWSHPAIQLYQKLGFTIIAENFDGRPNSEYPLAMDTLEKLNINAKKD, from the coding sequence ATGCTAGATAAACATGTTCCTTATGCCGAGATTTGGATGACTCGTCCATTAAGTGACAGTCTCCCTACGCAATCTTTAGCGACTGGGTATCATTTTGAGTACTACCGTCTAGGCGATGAAACCGAATGGGCAAGAATCGAACAATCAGTCGGAGAGTTCGCAACAGAAACAGAAGCACTTGCTTACTTTCAGAGAGCTTTTTTACCTTATCAAGAAGAACTTCAGCAACGAATGCTTTTCGTTGTAACTGATACAGGTGAAAAAATCGCGACTTGTACCGCTTGGTTCAAAAAACGGAGGGATGGAAGCTATCCGCTTTTTCATTGGCTGGCAGTAGATCCGAGACATCAAGGAAAAGGGATTGCCAAAGCATTAACGATCGAAGTATTGCGTATTTTCCAAAAGCTGGTATCTCATGGACCAGTGTATCTGCATACGCAAACTTGGAGTCATCCTGCCATTCAACTATACCAAAAGCTAGGGTTTACGATTATCGCTGAGAATTTTGATGGACGTCCGAATAGCGAGTATCCCTTAGCAATGGACACTTTGGAAAAATTGAATATAAATGCTAAAAAAGACTAA
- a CDS encoding bacteriocin immunity protein, translating into MKKTEEINQIIVELYDLILNKEVKERERVSLIEAKNKLEKQEYFPRVMKDLEYQLRPLAIKSQLTPPVAAFYLKISTIGRFEQELGRGLASTPIAFGPFFQ; encoded by the coding sequence ATGAAGAAAACAGAAGAAATCAATCAAATTATAGTGGAATTATACGACTTGATTCTTAATAAAGAAGTCAAAGAAAGGGAAAGAGTATCATTAATCGAGGCTAAAAACAAACTAGAAAAACAAGAATATTTTCCAAGAGTAATGAAAGATCTGGAATATCAACTACGCCCTTTAGCGATCAAGAGTCAATTGACACCACCAGTCGCAGCTTTTTATTTAAAAATTTCTACGATAGGGCGATTTGAACAAGAATTAGGTCGAGGATTAGCTTCGACGCCTATTGCTTTTGGACCATTTTTTCAATAA
- a CDS encoding flavocytochrome c — MKKVLKSLVVITSVLTMGACSADSKEKTTTSTKSSEKTEVSSGASEQTYTNPAEMKDSYDIIIVGAGGAGMTAAIEAKDAGLNPVIFEKMPVAGGNTLKSSSGMNASATKFQQADGINDSNEAFYEETLKGGGGTNDQELLHYFVDHSAAAIDWLDQNGIKLDNLTITGGMSEKRTHRPSDGSAIGGYLVDGLLKNVHERKIPIFVNTDVTDIKENSGKVNEVTVQVQGEEPKEIKGNAIVVTTGGYGANQEVIEKYRLDLAGYVTTNQVGSTGDGITMIEKLGGQTVDMDKIQIHPTVQQDEGVLIGEAVRGEGAILVNQEGQRFVNELDTRDKVSAAITALPEKSAYLIFDQGVRDRAKAIDFYEQKGYVTSGDDLAELAEKVNVPADNLAQTLEFWNKAVDTQKDDAFNRTTAVDNGLTEPKYYAIKIAPGIHYTMGGVKINTKTEVLNKENQPITGLYAAGEVTGGLHGNNRIGGNSVAEIIIFGRQAGQQAAKFVSEN; from the coding sequence ATGAAAAAAGTGCTAAAAAGTTTGGTGGTTATTACATCAGTTTTAACAATGGGAGCTTGTAGTGCAGATTCAAAAGAAAAAACGACGACAAGCACGAAATCATCTGAAAAAACAGAGGTATCTTCAGGTGCATCGGAACAAACGTATACCAACCCAGCTGAAATGAAAGACTCTTATGATATTATCATTGTTGGTGCAGGTGGAGCAGGGATGACAGCTGCGATTGAAGCAAAAGATGCTGGATTGAACCCAGTCATCTTTGAAAAAATGCCAGTAGCAGGTGGGAATACCTTAAAATCTTCAAGTGGAATGAATGCATCAGCCACTAAATTCCAACAAGCTGACGGAATCAATGACTCCAATGAAGCGTTCTACGAAGAAACATTAAAAGGCGGAGGTGGCACCAATGATCAAGAATTACTACACTACTTCGTTGATCATTCAGCCGCTGCGATTGATTGGTTGGATCAAAATGGAATCAAATTGGATAATTTAACAATTACTGGGGGAATGAGTGAAAAAAGAACCCACCGACCTTCAGATGGCTCAGCTATCGGTGGTTACTTAGTTGACGGATTGTTAAAAAATGTACATGAACGTAAAATTCCTATTTTTGTTAATACAGATGTAACTGATATCAAAGAAAATAGTGGTAAAGTCAATGAGGTGACTGTACAAGTCCAAGGCGAAGAGCCAAAGGAAATCAAAGGGAACGCAATTGTAGTGACAACTGGCGGGTATGGTGCCAATCAAGAAGTGATTGAAAAATACCGTCTTGATTTAGCAGGCTATGTCACTACTAACCAAGTAGGCTCAACCGGTGATGGAATCACGATGATTGAAAAACTAGGTGGTCAAACGGTCGACATGGATAAAATCCAGATACATCCAACAGTCCAACAAGATGAAGGCGTCTTGATTGGTGAAGCTGTTCGAGGTGAGGGAGCTATTTTAGTCAACCAAGAAGGACAACGATTTGTGAATGAATTAGATACAAGAGACAAAGTTTCCGCAGCTATTACAGCTTTACCGGAAAAATCTGCTTATTTGATTTTTGATCAAGGAGTAAGAGATCGAGCAAAAGCAATTGATTTCTATGAGCAAAAGGGTTACGTGACTTCAGGAGATGATCTGGCAGAATTAGCTGAAAAAGTAAATGTGCCTGCAGACAATTTGGCTCAAACACTTGAATTTTGGAATAAAGCAGTCGATACTCAAAAGGATGACGCTTTTAATCGGACGACAGCGGTGGATAATGGGCTGACAGAACCTAAATACTATGCGATCAAAATTGCCCCAGGTATCCACTACACAATGGGTGGCGTGAAAATCAATACGAAGACAGAAGTGTTGAATAAAGAAAATCAACCGATTACTGGGTTGTATGCTGCTGGTGAAGTAACTGGGGGGCTACACGGGAACAATCGGATTGGTGGTAATTCGGTTGCTGAAATTATTATCTTTGGACGACAAGCTGGACAACAGGCAGCAAAATTCGTCAGTGAAAATTAA
- a CDS encoding isoprenylcysteine carboxyl methyltransferase family protein, with translation MSQQLYSFFLIIAFVRLYVLKISSKHANQLLHEGAIEYGKTTTKWLAILHTLFYFSAFFEGSIQKTQINWVSWIGFCLILFSFIMLFWVMKLLGKYWSVKLIFEPDHQLIEHWLFQRVKHPNYFLNILPELIGVVLLFHAYVTLIIFILPYSLCLYLRIKRKIN, from the coding sequence ATGAGTCAACAATTATATTCTTTCTTTTTGATAATCGCATTCGTACGATTGTATGTATTAAAAATTTCAAGTAAGCATGCGAACCAATTATTACATGAAGGAGCGATTGAGTATGGAAAAACAACTACAAAATGGTTAGCTATCTTACATACGCTGTTTTATTTTTCTGCTTTCTTTGAGGGAAGCATTCAAAAAACACAAATTAATTGGGTCAGCTGGATTGGATTTTGTCTCATCCTATTTTCGTTTATCATGCTCTTTTGGGTCATGAAATTATTAGGAAAATATTGGTCAGTGAAATTGATCTTTGAACCAGATCATCAATTGATTGAACATTGGTTGTTCCAACGGGTCAAGCACCCCAATTATTTTTTAAATATTTTACCTGAATTGATTGGAGTCGTGCTTCTTTTTCACGCTTATGTGACACTCATTATTTTTATTCTTCCTTATAGTCTCTGTCTCTATCTACGAATAAAAAGGAAAATCAATTAG